Proteins found in one Maridesulfovibrio sp. genomic segment:
- a CDS encoding ammonium transporter, translated as MNSADTSFILICSALVMFMTPGLALFYGGMVRSKNVLATIMQSFIMLGLVSIVWAVIGYSLSFGSDIGGIIGGLDFFALNGVGMDTVNSPASNLPHLLFMVFQCMFAVITPALITGAFAERMRFGALLIFTTLWVIFVYSPMCHWVWGGGWMGEDGALDFAGGAVVHMSSAAAALAGCLVMGKRKGYGKEPFIPHNLPMTLLGAGMLWFGWFGFNAGSALAADGLAANAFVTTHLAAAAAVLGWLLVEGMHGGKPTTLGAASGAVAGLVAITPAAGFVTPMASILIGFGGGIVCYGGVLMKSKFGYDDSLDVVGIHGLGGTYGAIATGLFASIGAEGLFYGNASQLWIQIESCIATWGYCFVVSWILFKVVDKVYGLRPSEEDEVAGLDVSEHSEAGYQI; from the coding sequence ATGAATTCGGCGGATACTTCATTTATTCTTATTTGCTCAGCTCTGGTCATGTTCATGACTCCGGGCTTGGCCCTTTTTTATGGTGGTATGGTACGTAGTAAAAACGTTTTAGCCACCATCATGCAGAGCTTCATCATGCTTGGATTGGTCTCCATAGTATGGGCTGTTATCGGTTATTCCCTTTCTTTCGGCTCCGATATAGGCGGCATAATCGGCGGCCTAGATTTTTTTGCGCTTAATGGCGTGGGTATGGACACGGTCAACAGTCCTGCCAGCAATCTGCCTCATCTTCTCTTCATGGTTTTTCAGTGTATGTTTGCGGTTATCACCCCCGCACTTATCACCGGAGCTTTTGCCGAGCGTATGAGATTCGGCGCATTGCTTATTTTTACTACTCTCTGGGTCATCTTTGTCTATTCTCCCATGTGCCACTGGGTATGGGGAGGAGGCTGGATGGGAGAAGACGGCGCTCTTGACTTTGCGGGCGGCGCAGTTGTTCACATGAGTTCAGCCGCGGCGGCTCTGGCCGGATGTCTGGTTATGGGCAAACGTAAAGGATACGGCAAAGAACCGTTTATCCCCCACAACCTGCCTATGACCCTGCTCGGTGCCGGAATGCTTTGGTTCGGCTGGTTCGGGTTTAACGCCGGTTCCGCGCTGGCAGCTGACGGTCTGGCTGCCAATGCTTTTGTCACTACTCATCTTGCCGCAGCAGCGGCTGTCCTTGGCTGGTTGCTTGTAGAAGGTATGCATGGCGGGAAACCCACTACTCTCGGTGCCGCTTCTGGAGCTGTCGCCGGTCTGGTCGCTATTACTCCGGCAGCCGGTTTTGTAACTCCCATGGCTTCTATTCTAATCGGCTTCGGCGGCGGTATTGTCTGCTACGGCGGAGTACTCATGAAATCCAAATTCGGCTATGATGACTCCCTTGATGTTGTGGGTATTCACGGTCTTGGCGGAACTTACGGTGCTATCGCCACCGGTCTTTTTGCCAGCATCGGCGCGGAAGGCTTGTTTTACGGCAACGCTTCCCAGCTGTGGATTCAGATTGAATCCTGCATTGCCACATGGGGATATTGCTTTGTAGTAAGCTGGATTCTCTTTAAAGTTGTCGATAAGGTTTATGGTCTGCGCCCCTCTGAAGAAGATGAAGTCGCCGGTCTGGACGTTTCCGAACACAGTGAAGCCGGGTACCAGATTTAG